In uncultured Draconibacterium sp., one genomic interval encodes:
- the tnpA gene encoding IS200/IS605 family transposase, with protein MPQSLVKNYIHLTFSTKNRYPLITDSIKTELFDYLGGVCKELESQPIIVGGINDHVHLLINLSRKMALMSLVERLKTHSSKWIKGKGAEFADFYWQHGYGAFSVNPKQVEIVRDYIRNQERHHKTRTFKEEFRQSLKEYAVEYDERFVWD; from the coding sequence ATGCCACAATCATTAGTCAAAAACTATATCCATTTAACCTTTAGTACCAAAAACCGATATCCATTAATTACCGATTCAATAAAGACGGAATTATTCGATTATCTGGGAGGCGTTTGTAAAGAGTTGGAATCGCAGCCAATAATTGTTGGAGGGATAAACGATCATGTTCATTTGTTAATTAATCTATCGCGTAAAATGGCCCTTATGAGCCTCGTTGAGAGGTTGAAAACTCATTCTTCGAAATGGATAAAAGGAAAGGGAGCAGAGTTTGCCGATTTTTACTGGCAACATGGCTATGGTGCTTTTTCTGTTAATCCGAAACAGGTTGAAATTGTACGGGATTATATTCGGAACCAGGAAAGACATCATAAAACAAGAACATTCAAAGAGGAATTCCGACAATCTTTGAAAGAGTATGCGGTTGAGTATGATGAGCGATTTGTTTGGGACTGA
- a CDS encoding AAA family ATPase: protein MEFFQQVHKSLLQGSKDTIQRELMNNIDWNQRLICIKGFRSVGKTTFLLDYIKKYHPNSNEVLYLNLNNFYFTKRKISSFADEFAKRGGKLLLLDQIQKYPDWSADLRKCLDEIPDLKIIFTSSPVLRITEDNPDLEGIASIYHLEGLSFREYLNHETGSNFKTYTLEEILKNHIEIAQKVVDEIKPLAYFDDYLRHGYFPYYIHDPNFYIDKLLKNINLALEIDVPYINQIEFKYLPKLRKLLHIIASETPFTPNVSKLATSVETSRATIMNYLKYLKNARLINLLYENGGSDDDQMKKPDKVYMHNTNLLNAIAPNNYDKATVRQTFFYNQVGYVCQLAKSPVADFCVNGKYKFNVGGRKLKPEKGIYAAADVIEVGQGNKIPLWLFGFLY from the coding sequence TTGGAATTTTTTCAACAAGTACATAAGTCATTACTTCAGGGTTCAAAAGATACCATTCAGAGAGAGCTGATGAACAATATCGATTGGAACCAAAGGCTTATCTGTATCAAAGGATTCAGGAGTGTTGGAAAAACAACATTTTTGCTCGACTATATAAAAAAGTATCACCCCAACAGCAACGAAGTACTGTATCTTAATCTGAATAATTTTTATTTCACCAAACGTAAGATCAGTTCTTTTGCCGACGAATTTGCAAAACGCGGTGGAAAATTACTTTTGCTCGATCAGATACAAAAATACCCTGATTGGTCGGCCGATTTACGTAAATGTCTGGATGAAATTCCTGACCTGAAGATCATTTTCACGTCGTCGCCGGTGTTGCGTATTACCGAAGATAATCCTGATTTGGAAGGAATAGCCAGCATTTACCATCTCGAAGGACTGTCGTTTCGCGAATACCTGAATCATGAAACAGGAAGTAATTTTAAAACATACACTTTAGAGGAAATACTGAAAAACCATATCGAGATTGCTCAGAAAGTGGTTGACGAGATTAAACCGCTGGCATATTTCGACGATTATTTACGACACGGTTATTTCCCCTACTACATTCACGATCCGAATTTTTATATCGACAAGTTGTTAAAGAATATCAACCTGGCATTGGAGATCGATGTTCCGTACATCAACCAGATTGAATTTAAATACCTCCCAAAACTCAGAAAACTGTTGCACATCATCGCTTCTGAAACGCCTTTTACGCCAAATGTTAGTAAATTAGCTACTTCGGTTGAAACGTCGCGTGCAACAATTATGAATTACCTGAAATATCTGAAAAATGCCCGACTCATCAACCTGCTTTATGAAAACGGCGGAAGTGATGACGACCAGATGAAAAAGCCGGACAAAGTGTACATGCATAATACTAACCTGCTAAACGCTATTGCTCCGAATAATTACGATAAAGCCACGGTTCGACAAACGTTCTTTTATAACCAGGTAGGTTATGTCTGTCAGCTGGCAAAATCGCCGGTTGCTGATTTTTGCGTCAACGGAAAATACAAGTTCAATGTTGGCGGACGAAAACTGAAACCCGAAAAAGGAATTTATGCCGCCGCTGATGTAATTGAGGTTGGCCAGGGAAACAAAATTCCTTTATGGCTCTTTGGATTCCTTTACTAG
- the nifJ gene encoding pyruvate:ferredoxin (flavodoxin) oxidoreductase, which produces MAKQKKMVTCDGNYAAAYMSYMFSEVACIYPITPSSTMAEYVDEWAAFGKKNMFGRPVRLAEMQSEAGAAGAVHGALQSGALTSTYTASQGLLLMIPNMYKIAGELLPTVFHVSARALAGHALSIFGDHSDVYAARQTGFAMLASGSVQEEMDLAGVAHLATLKSRVPFLAFFDGFRTSHEVQKIEAIDMEDMRPLVDQEAIQEFRNRALNPENPVTRGTAQNPDIFFQAKESANKFYDAVPDIVADYMDQISELTGRKYRPFTYYGAPDAENIIIAMGSVTETIKETIDYLAAQGKKVGLMSVHLFRPFSAKHFVEALPDSVKRIAVLDRAAEPGATGEPLFLDIQSQFYGKENAPVIVGGRYGLGSKDTTPSQILSVYENLEMNEPKGNFTIGIVDDVTFKSLPLKEEINMTPEGTYQAKFYGLGSDGTVGANKNSIKIIGDATDKYCQGYFQYDSKKSGGFTCSHLRFGDKPIRSTYLVTTPDFVACHVPAYVNMYDVLKGLKKGGSFLLNSINDAEETKKQLPDAMKKYLAENEINFYIINGTKLGEEIGLGTRTNTIMQSAFFKITEVIPYEMAVEQMKAAIVKSYGKKGEHIVNMNYAAVDAGGKNVVKVEVPAEWASIVVAEEAAADADRPEYITKVVDVINAQKGDDLPVSTFAGSEDGQFPLGTAAYEKRGIAVNVPEWQSENCIQCNQCAYVCPHAAIRPFLMTEEEVEAAPAGTETKTATPAKVFGGLNFRIQVSPLDCTGCGNCADVCPSKVKSLVMKPLATQQAEVGRWDFMDKKVTVKETVVDKTKSVKNSQFAQPLFEFSGACAGCGETPYIKLITQLYGERMMVANATGCSSIYGGSAPSTPYCKHKESGHGPAWANSLFEDNAEYGFGFSEGVNAQRNRIADIMTTALSNGASDAEKEVFGEWLENKDNAEGSVVATNKVLDVIKDSDSQYAKDILSLKQYLVKKSIWVFGGDGWAYDIGYGGLDHVMASGEDVNVLVMDTEVYSNTGGQSSKATPVGAVAKFAASGKKVRKKDLGAMMMSYGYVYVAQVAMGANQSQYFKALKEAEAYPGPSIIIAYSPCINHGLRASMGRTQEEEKKAVESGYWHLFRYNPLLEDEGKNPFQLDSKTPEWNKFQDFLNGEVRYTSLKKSFPAEADELFSAAEVNAKWRYQSYVRMAAMDYSKPEEGEE; this is translated from the coding sequence ATGGCAAAACAAAAAAAGATGGTAACATGTGACGGAAACTACGCCGCAGCGTATATGAGTTACATGTTCAGCGAAGTCGCCTGTATTTATCCGATCACTCCGTCGTCAACCATGGCTGAGTACGTTGATGAATGGGCTGCTTTTGGAAAGAAAAATATGTTTGGTCGCCCAGTACGTTTGGCAGAAATGCAAAGTGAAGCCGGTGCTGCCGGTGCTGTTCACGGAGCGCTGCAATCGGGTGCCTTAACTTCTACTTACACTGCATCTCAGGGATTGTTGTTAATGATTCCTAACATGTACAAAATTGCAGGTGAGTTATTACCAACAGTATTTCACGTAAGTGCCCGTGCCTTAGCCGGTCATGCATTGTCAATTTTTGGCGATCACAGCGACGTTTACGCTGCCCGTCAAACAGGTTTTGCAATGTTGGCTTCAGGTTCAGTACAGGAAGAAATGGACCTTGCAGGTGTTGCACATTTGGCAACATTGAAATCAAGAGTTCCTTTCCTGGCTTTCTTCGACGGATTCCGTACTTCACATGAAGTTCAGAAAATTGAAGCAATCGACATGGAAGACATGAGACCTCTGGTTGACCAGGAAGCTATTCAGGAATTCCGCAATCGTGCGTTAAACCCTGAAAATCCTGTAACCCGTGGTACAGCTCAAAACCCTGATATTTTCTTCCAGGCAAAAGAATCAGCAAACAAATTCTATGATGCAGTTCCTGATATCGTGGCTGATTACATGGACCAGATTAGCGAATTGACAGGTAGAAAATACCGTCCTTTTACTTATTATGGTGCACCTGATGCTGAAAACATCATTATTGCAATGGGTTCGGTTACCGAAACCATTAAAGAAACTATCGACTACTTAGCAGCTCAAGGCAAAAAAGTAGGTTTAATGTCGGTACACTTGTTCCGTCCATTCTCGGCAAAACACTTTGTTGAAGCATTACCTGATTCAGTAAAACGTATTGCTGTTCTGGACCGTGCTGCTGAACCGGGAGCAACAGGAGAGCCTTTATTCCTTGATATTCAGTCGCAATTCTACGGAAAAGAAAATGCACCTGTTATTGTTGGTGGCCGTTACGGTTTAGGATCAAAAGATACTACTCCTTCTCAAATTCTTTCAGTATACGAAAACCTTGAAATGAATGAGCCAAAAGGCAACTTCACTATCGGTATCGTTGATGATGTGACTTTCAAATCACTTCCATTGAAAGAAGAAATCAACATGACTCCGGAAGGAACTTACCAGGCTAAATTTTACGGTTTGGGTTCTGACGGTACTGTTGGTGCTAACAAAAACTCGATTAAAATTATTGGTGACGCAACAGATAAATATTGTCAGGGTTACTTCCAGTACGATTCGAAAAAGTCGGGAGGTTTCACTTGTTCACACTTACGTTTCGGGGATAAACCAATCCGATCAACTTACCTTGTTACCACTCCTGACTTTGTTGCTTGTCACGTTCCGGCATATGTAAATATGTACGACGTGCTTAAAGGCCTGAAAAAAGGTGGTTCTTTCTTGCTGAACTCTATTAACGATGCGGAAGAAACCAAAAAACAGTTGCCTGACGCAATGAAGAAATATCTGGCCGAGAACGAAATCAATTTCTACATCATCAACGGTACAAAACTAGGTGAAGAGATTGGTTTGGGAACTCGTACCAACACCATCATGCAATCGGCTTTCTTTAAGATCACAGAGGTGATTCCTTACGAAATGGCTGTTGAGCAAATGAAAGCTGCCATTGTAAAATCGTATGGTAAAAAAGGTGAGCACATTGTAAACATGAACTACGCAGCGGTTGACGCCGGTGGTAAAAACGTAGTAAAAGTTGAAGTTCCTGCTGAATGGGCATCCATTGTTGTTGCTGAAGAAGCAGCTGCAGATGCTGACCGTCCGGAATACATTACTAAAGTGGTTGACGTAATCAACGCACAAAAAGGTGATGATCTTCCTGTTTCTACTTTTGCAGGTTCAGAAGATGGCCAGTTCCCACTTGGAACAGCAGCTTACGAAAAACGTGGTATCGCAGTAAACGTTCCTGAATGGCAGTCGGAAAACTGTATTCAGTGTAACCAGTGTGCTTACGTTTGTCCTCACGCAGCTATTCGCCCATTCCTGATGACAGAAGAAGAGGTTGAAGCAGCGCCTGCAGGAACCGAAACAAAAACTGCAACTCCTGCCAAAGTATTTGGCGGATTGAATTTCCGTATCCAGGTATCGCCACTCGACTGTACAGGTTGTGGAAACTGTGCCGATGTTTGTCCATCGAAAGTGAAGTCGCTTGTAATGAAGCCACTTGCAACTCAGCAGGCTGAAGTTGGTCGTTGGGATTTTATGGACAAAAAGGTTACTGTTAAAGAAACTGTTGTTGACAAAACAAAATCAGTTAAAAATTCACAGTTCGCTCAGCCATTATTCGAGTTCTCGGGAGCTTGTGCAGGTTGTGGTGAAACTCCATACATTAAACTGATCACTCAGCTTTACGGCGAGCGTATGATGGTTGCCAACGCTACAGGTTGTTCTTCAATCTATGGTGGTTCTGCTCCGTCAACTCCTTACTGTAAACACAAAGAGTCGGGTCATGGTCCTGCATGGGCTAACTCACTGTTCGAAGACAACGCCGAATACGGTTTTGGTTTTTCTGAAGGTGTTAACGCACAACGTAACCGCATTGCCGACATTATGACTACTGCCCTTTCAAATGGTGCTTCTGACGCTGAGAAAGAAGTATTTGGCGAATGGCTGGAGAATAAAGACAATGCCGAAGGTTCAGTTGTTGCTACAAATAAAGTACTTGATGTTATAAAAGACAGCGACAGCCAATATGCAAAAGACATCCTGTCGTTGAAACAATACCTGGTTAAGAAATCGATTTGGGTATTCGGTGGTGACGGATGGGCTTACGACATTGGTTACGGTGGTTTAGATCACGTAATGGCAAGCGGCGAAGATGTAAACGTATTGGTAATGGATACCGAGGTTTACTCTAACACCGGTGGTCAGTCGAGTAAAGCGACACCTGTTGGAGCGGTAGCTAAATTTGCTGCATCAGGTAAAAAAGTACGTAAAAAAGACCTTGGCGCTATGATGATGAGCTACGGTTACGTATACGTTGCACAGGTAGCAATGGGAGCTAACCAGTCGCAGTACTTTAAAGCACTGAAAGAAGCTGAAGCTTATCCAGGTCCTTCTATCATTATCGCTTATTCTCCATGTATCAACCACGGATTGCGCGCCAGCATGGGACGTACCCAGGAAGAGGAGAAAAAAGCTGTTGAGTCAGGATACTGGCACTTGTTCCGCTACAATCCGCTATTGGAAGACGAGGGTAAAAACCCATTCCAATTGGATTCGAAAACACCGGAATGGAACAAATTCCAGGACTTCCTGAACGGCGAGGTTCGTTATACTTCATTGAAGAAATCGTTCCCTGCTGAAGCTGATGAATTGTTCTCAGCTGCTGAAGTTAACGCAAAATGGCGTTACCAGTCGTACGTACGTATGGCAGCGATGGATTATTCAAAACCTGAAGAAGGAGAAGAATAG
- a CDS encoding electron transport complex subunit E, producing the protein MNQWKNFTKGFIKENPVFVLVLGMCPTLGVTSSAINGLGMGLATTFVLMMSNIVISLVKNAIPEKVRIPSFIVIIAAFVTVVQLLMQAFVPALYKSLGLFIPLIVVNCIVLGRAEAFASKNNVGSSAIDGIGIGLGFTFALVLLGSIREILGSGKLFNITIYPENYVTLVFVLAPGAFIVLGYLIALINRMKKN; encoded by the coding sequence ATGAATCAGTGGAAAAATTTTACAAAAGGTTTTATAAAGGAAAATCCGGTATTTGTTCTGGTACTCGGAATGTGCCCTACTCTTGGGGTAACATCATCGGCCATTAACGGGCTTGGTATGGGTTTGGCCACAACCTTTGTTTTAATGATGTCGAACATCGTTATCTCGTTGGTAAAGAATGCCATTCCTGAGAAAGTCAGAATTCCGAGTTTTATTGTAATTATTGCGGCATTTGTTACGGTAGTACAATTGTTGATGCAGGCTTTTGTTCCTGCATTGTACAAAAGCCTCGGGCTGTTTATTCCGTTAATCGTGGTAAACTGTATTGTATTAGGCCGTGCCGAAGCTTTCGCCTCAAAAAACAATGTTGGCTCTTCAGCCATCGACGGAATAGGTATTGGTTTAGGATTTACTTTCGCCCTGGTTTTACTTGGAAGTATCAGAGAAATTCTTGGAAGCGGTAAATTATTCAACATTACCATTTACCCCGAGAACTACGTAACCCTTGTATTTGTGCTGGCACCCGGAGCATTTATTGTTTTGGGATACCTGATTGCATTAATCAACCGAATGAAAAAGAATTAG
- the rsxA gene encoding electron transport complex subunit RsxA gives MNYLVIVIGAILVNNIVLMQFLGICPFLGVSKKVSTGIGMTGAVAFVMILATIVTYLIQNYVLEKFGLGFLQTIAFILVIASLVQMVEIILKKVSPPLYQALGIFLPLITTNCAILGVAILTVQNEFNLLEGVIFSTSHAIGFGLALIIFAGIREHLDLQNVPKGLKGTPIALIAAGILAMAFMGFSGLV, from the coding sequence ATGAACTATTTAGTAATTGTAATAGGCGCCATACTTGTAAACAACATAGTTTTAATGCAGTTTTTGGGAATCTGCCCGTTTTTGGGTGTTTCCAAAAAAGTGTCGACCGGAATTGGTATGACCGGCGCCGTTGCCTTTGTAATGATTTTGGCAACAATTGTAACTTACCTGATACAAAACTATGTGTTGGAAAAATTCGGATTAGGATTTTTACAAACCATAGCCTTTATTTTAGTCATCGCATCGTTGGTGCAAATGGTGGAGATCATTCTGAAAAAAGTAAGTCCTCCACTCTACCAGGCATTGGGAATTTTCCTGCCGCTTATTACAACCAACTGTGCCATTTTGGGTGTTGCTATTCTTACCGTGCAAAACGAGTTCAACCTGCTTGAAGGCGTAATATTTTCAACCTCGCATGCCATTGGTTTTGGATTGGCACTGATCATCTTTGCAGGTATTCGCGAGCACCTCGATCTGCAGAATGTACCAAAAGGTTTAAAAGGTACTCCAATTGCGTTAATCGCAGCAGGAATTCTTGCAATGGCGTTTATGGGATTCTCTGGTTTAGTGTAA